One genomic window of Corallococcus exiguus includes the following:
- a CDS encoding branched-chain amino acid transaminase: MSSTSSTVLRAEHIWLDGKLIKWDEGNVHVMTHALHYGLGVFEGIRAYKTHDGRLAVFRLREHIRRLLDSAHIIMLPIPYSEDELVEATVDLLRKQKQQFANGAYLRPVAFMGDGAMGLGAVNPTRVGITAWDWGSYLGDKGMKEGIRAKVSSFTRNHVNVNMVRGKITGQYVNSILAKREAVLAGYDEAILLDISGFVAEASGENIFLVNKKGVIKTPPLSSPVLDGITRDTVLKLLRDAGHTSIEEVTVTRDALYIANEVFFTGTAAEITPVREVDNRQIGDGKPGPISKFVQDMYFRVVRGQEARYADWLTYV; the protein is encoded by the coding sequence ATGAGCTCAACCTCATCCACCGTGCTGCGCGCCGAACACATCTGGCTCGATGGGAAGCTGATCAAATGGGACGAGGGCAACGTGCACGTGATGACGCACGCCCTCCACTACGGCCTGGGCGTCTTCGAGGGCATCCGCGCCTACAAGACCCATGATGGCCGGCTCGCCGTCTTCCGGCTGCGCGAGCACATCCGCCGCCTGCTCGACTCCGCGCACATCATCATGCTGCCGATTCCCTACAGCGAGGACGAGCTGGTCGAGGCCACGGTGGACCTGCTGCGCAAGCAGAAGCAGCAGTTCGCCAACGGCGCCTACCTGCGCCCGGTGGCCTTCATGGGCGACGGCGCCATGGGCCTGGGCGCGGTGAACCCCACCCGCGTGGGCATCACCGCCTGGGACTGGGGCTCGTACCTGGGCGACAAGGGCATGAAGGAGGGCATCCGCGCCAAGGTCAGCTCCTTCACGCGCAACCACGTGAACGTGAACATGGTGCGCGGCAAGATCACCGGCCAGTACGTGAACTCCATCCTCGCCAAGCGCGAGGCGGTGCTCGCCGGCTACGACGAGGCCATCCTCCTGGACATCAGCGGCTTCGTCGCGGAGGCCTCCGGGGAGAACATCTTCCTCGTGAACAAGAAGGGCGTCATCAAGACGCCGCCCCTCTCCTCCCCCGTCCTGGACGGCATCACCCGCGACACGGTGCTCAAGCTGCTGCGCGACGCCGGCCACACCTCCATTGAAGAGGTCACCGTCACCCGTGACGCCCTCTACATCGCCAACGAGGTCTTCTTCACCGGCACCGCCGCGGAGATCACCCCCGTGCGCGAGGTGGACAACCGGCAGATTGGCGACGGGAAGCCCGGCCCCATCAGCAAGTTCGTCCAGGACATGTACTTCCGCGTCGTACGGGGCCAGGAAGCCCGCTATGCGGACTGGCTGACCTACGTTTGA
- a CDS encoding AAA family ATPase, which produces MPPAGYAYEDNPFKLENPSVLDIAPSEPKSLEDTGLRMGLLADLGLKFLYYAGTGTGMAIAESMCLPWSGVVEHVVDFLAAEKLVDLRGGKGFGRASVEFALTEKGREYARDALTRSTYVGPAPVPIEQYNALISSQTEETPVVGQEDLMAALGHLTVSAELMDKLGPAVNSGRSLFLYGPPGNGKTSLAEAISHMFGGEVFVPHCLEIDNQIIKVFDRIIHTPVSLEAGRDASGRRQTFEMDKRWSLCRRPAVVVGGELTLETLDLIYSESTRFYEAPFQVKANGGMLLIDDFGRQKVHPTDLLNRWIVPLEKRVDFLTLHTGKKFEIPFDQLLVFSTNLDPKELVDEAFLRRIKYKIEVGNPDEESYREIFRRVCEAAGIPYVDQAITYLVEHYYKPRSMEMRSCHPRDLVSLIRDAARYRQIPPALSKDLLDQACEVFLVNL; this is translated from the coding sequence ATGCCTCCCGCCGGCTACGCGTACGAAGACAATCCCTTCAAGCTGGAGAACCCGTCCGTCCTCGACATCGCTCCCAGTGAGCCGAAGTCGCTGGAGGACACGGGCCTGAGGATGGGTCTGCTCGCGGACCTGGGCCTCAAGTTCCTCTACTACGCCGGTACCGGCACGGGCATGGCCATCGCCGAAAGCATGTGCCTGCCCTGGTCCGGCGTGGTGGAGCACGTGGTGGACTTCCTCGCCGCGGAGAAGCTGGTGGACCTCCGTGGCGGCAAGGGCTTTGGCCGCGCGTCCGTGGAGTTCGCCCTCACGGAGAAGGGCCGCGAGTACGCGCGTGACGCCCTCACCCGCTCCACCTACGTGGGCCCCGCCCCCGTCCCCATCGAGCAGTACAACGCCCTCATCAGCAGCCAGACGGAGGAGACGCCCGTAGTAGGCCAGGAGGACCTCATGGCCGCCCTGGGCCACCTCACCGTCTCCGCGGAGCTGATGGACAAGCTGGGCCCGGCCGTGAACTCCGGCCGCTCGCTCTTCCTCTACGGCCCGCCCGGCAACGGCAAGACGAGCCTGGCGGAGGCGATTTCCCACATGTTCGGCGGCGAGGTGTTCGTCCCGCACTGCCTCGAAATCGACAACCAGATCATCAAGGTCTTCGACCGCATCATCCACACGCCCGTGTCGCTGGAGGCGGGCCGTGACGCCAGCGGCCGCCGGCAGACGTTCGAAATGGACAAGCGCTGGTCGCTCTGCCGGCGCCCCGCCGTGGTGGTGGGCGGCGAGCTGACGCTGGAGACGCTGGACCTCATCTACTCGGAGAGCACCCGCTTCTACGAGGCGCCGTTCCAGGTGAAGGCCAATGGCGGCATGCTCCTCATCGACGACTTCGGCCGCCAGAAGGTCCACCCCACGGACCTGCTCAACCGCTGGATTGTCCCCCTGGAGAAGCGGGTGGACTTCCTCACCCTGCACACCGGCAAGAAGTTCGAGATTCCCTTCGATCAGCTGCTCGTCTTCTCCACCAACCTGGACCCCAAGGAGCTGGTGGACGAGGCCTTCCTGCGGCGCATCAAGTACAAGATTGAAGTAGGCAACCCGGATGAAGAGTCCTACCGGGAGATCTTCCGCCGGGTGTGCGAAGCGGCAGGCATCCCCTACGTGGACCAGGCCATCACCTACCTGGTGGAGCACTATTACAAGCCGCGCAGCATGGAGATGCGCTCCTGCCACCCCCGCGACCTCGTGTCGCTCATCCGGGACGCGGCCCGATACCGGCAAATCCCGCCAGCCCTTTCAAAAGACCTGCTGGATCAGGCGTGCGAAGTGTTCCTGGTGAATCTCTAG
- a CDS encoding glycosyltransferase family 4 protein, translating into MSDLPRLLLCSFDVIPGPSGSSRRLTEYLKALPDRFSVVVLSAKTPDHSHIEKYQGARLLRVPVGSGDLASRIQSFERAVRRQLESEDYALAHFTDPFGGYALCELKADYGYRLIYEAQTFPSQELRYTHPQTDGDRRFLSKIRRQELFCLMNADLVVTGSQTTRAFIQGLGAAEDQLRTIRAPVDLKPYDPEVLGAPDGSPLRMMYLGSHVGWQGLPTLLRATALAAQQVDVRLTLVGAHHPDWKPHLEDLVNDLGIKEKVDFQPPVVHDDLVKVLALADVGVLPLDDSERNRLQGGPLAKVSEYLAAGRPVIAADLPVTRELIPKEAAVFFPPGDARALSERILDLARDVPRRVALGKAGRAFAEKVLDAGLIRGQLLDLYDSLLEKRGHVPVEAASEPPDVTMTGTPTNRLASLGMPEASQPAVAARQPAKPAAQAASDEAAPPPAKDGAEDAPVVMGMALDDGMDTRLVKTEPDMRPDEVPMVMGLPLRESAKAAPAPASKEATPPPEPAAAPKTTDDTAKKEEPEPLGGRGSEPAPPTEMVTSPLVKALGLKDASGDDAGDSDAEARASEDGSSGATAVVRRPVEVEEDDTSTPAPTPVVRRPASEEEERAPTPIVRRPASEEEAPAPTPIVRRPASEEEERAPTPIVRRPASEEEAPAPTPVVRRPLPEDEPPAATPIVRRPTSLTEDEERAPTPVVRRAGVMREEEEVPAPTPIVPMRSLLTGARSTNAGRAQRPQDSAPSEPPRLFPSPSPMADADKPPIRGGLAADPGRPASRPPVLAESDKPPIRGGSVSDADRPPQLPPRATAPPPVPRQGPPPRLIPTPPVLKPATAASPDDEPEEIAADEALSLDDDAGHTPSNASAALAEAEEINDDEVHDADSLDVEAADAEDPGPPPAPPDSTLNPWFAQLAHGYCPPEGARFTRPTPPTNFPGRDPEAGVPPESVPPVGQGAVRGKNS; encoded by the coding sequence TCGGCGGGTACGCGTTGTGCGAGCTGAAGGCGGACTACGGCTACCGCCTCATCTATGAGGCGCAGACGTTCCCCTCACAGGAGCTGCGCTACACCCATCCGCAGACGGACGGCGACCGCCGCTTCCTGTCGAAGATCCGCCGCCAGGAGCTGTTCTGCCTGATGAACGCGGACCTCGTCGTCACCGGATCGCAGACGACGCGCGCGTTCATCCAGGGGCTGGGCGCGGCGGAGGACCAGCTCCGGACGATTCGCGCGCCGGTGGACCTGAAGCCGTACGACCCGGAGGTGCTCGGCGCCCCGGACGGTTCGCCCCTCCGGATGATGTACCTGGGCAGCCACGTGGGCTGGCAGGGCCTGCCCACCCTCCTGCGCGCCACGGCGCTCGCGGCCCAGCAGGTGGACGTGCGCCTGACGCTGGTGGGCGCGCACCATCCGGACTGGAAGCCGCACCTGGAGGACCTGGTCAACGACCTGGGTATCAAGGAGAAGGTCGACTTCCAGCCGCCCGTCGTGCATGACGACCTGGTCAAGGTGCTGGCGCTGGCGGACGTGGGCGTGCTGCCGCTGGACGACTCGGAGCGCAACCGGCTCCAGGGCGGACCGCTGGCCAAGGTCTCTGAGTACCTGGCCGCCGGCCGGCCGGTCATCGCCGCGGACCTGCCCGTCACCCGCGAGCTGATTCCGAAGGAGGCGGCCGTCTTCTTCCCTCCGGGCGACGCCCGCGCCCTCTCCGAGCGCATCCTGGACCTTGCGCGCGACGTGCCCCGCCGAGTCGCGCTGGGCAAGGCCGGACGCGCTTTCGCGGAGAAGGTGCTGGACGCGGGCCTCATCCGGGGCCAGCTGCTGGACCTCTACGACTCGCTGCTGGAGAAGCGCGGCCACGTCCCGGTCGAAGCCGCCAGCGAACCGCCCGACGTCACGATGACGGGCACGCCCACGAACCGGCTCGCGAGCCTGGGCATGCCGGAAGCGTCCCAGCCCGCGGTCGCGGCCAGGCAGCCCGCGAAGCCCGCGGCCCAGGCCGCTTCCGACGAAGCCGCCCCGCCCCCCGCGAAGGATGGCGCGGAGGACGCGCCCGTGGTGATGGGCATGGCCCTGGACGACGGGATGGACACCCGGCTCGTCAAGACCGAGCCGGACATGCGGCCGGACGAAGTGCCCATGGTCATGGGCCTGCCGCTGCGCGAGTCCGCAAAGGCCGCTCCGGCCCCCGCGAGCAAGGAAGCCACGCCGCCTCCGGAGCCCGCGGCCGCGCCCAAGACGACCGACGACACCGCGAAGAAAGAGGAGCCGGAACCGCTGGGAGGCCGTGGCTCGGAGCCGGCTCCGCCCACGGAGATGGTGACAAGTCCCCTGGTGAAGGCCCTCGGCTTGAAGGATGCCAGCGGGGACGACGCCGGGGATTCGGATGCGGAGGCCCGCGCCTCCGAGGATGGCTCCTCCGGAGCGACGGCGGTCGTGCGCCGGCCGGTGGAAGTGGAAGAAGACGACACGAGCACGCCGGCCCCCACGCCCGTCGTGCGCAGGCCAGCCTCCGAGGAAGAAGAACGCGCCCCCACGCCCATCGTGCGCAGGCCAGCCTCCGAGGAAGAGGCCCCCGCGCCCACGCCCATCGTGCGCAGGCCGGCCTCCGAGGAGGAAGAACGCGCCCCCACGCCCATCGTGCGCAGGCCGGCCTCCGAGGAAGAGGCCCCCGCGCCCACGCCTGTCGTGCGTCGGCCCCTGCCGGAAGACGAGCCGCCGGCGGCCACGCCCATCGTGCGCCGCCCCACCTCCCTCACGGAGGACGAGGAGCGCGCGCCCACGCCCGTCGTGCGCCGGGCCGGAGTGATGCGTGAGGAGGAAGAGGTCCCCGCGCCCACGCCCATCGTGCCCATGCGCTCGTTGCTGACCGGAGCGCGGAGCACGAACGCCGGCCGTGCGCAGCGGCCGCAGGACTCCGCTCCCTCTGAACCCCCGCGTCTCTTCCCAAGTCCCTCACCCATGGCCGACGCGGACAAACCGCCCATCCGTGGCGGCCTCGCCGCGGATCCAGGCCGGCCCGCCTCCCGCCCCCCGGTGCTCGCGGAGTCAGACAAGCCGCCCATCCGCGGAGGCTCCGTCTCCGACGCGGACCGCCCGCCGCAGCTGCCGCCCCGCGCCACCGCGCCGCCTCCCGTTCCTCGCCAGGGACCGCCGCCCCGGCTGATCCCCACGCCGCCCGTGCTGAAGCCCGCCACGGCCGCGTCACCGGACGATGAGCCGGAGGAGATCGCCGCCGACGAGGCCCTGTCCCTGGACGACGACGCCGGGCACACGCCCTCCAACGCCAGCGCGGCGCTGGCCGAGGCGGAGGAGATCAACGACGACGAGGTCCACGACGCGGACTCGCTCGACGTGGAGGCCGCGGACGCAGAGGACCCAGGGCCTCCGCCCGCGCCGCCCGACTCCACCCTCAACCCGTGGTTCGCTCAGCTCGCGCACGGGTACTGCCCTCCGGAGGGCGCTCGCTTCACCCGGCCCACCCCGCCCACCAACTTCCCCGGGCGGGATCCGGAAGCAGGCGTGCCCCCCGAGTCGGTCCCCCCTGTCGGCCAGGGGGCGGTTCGCGGCAAGAACTCGTGA
- a CDS encoding AAA family ATPase translates to MSPPQLTPEIRSFTSVEDAARCLEAVGYLSSPEIATAVFLADRMGKPILVEGPAGVGKTELAKALAQALDRTFLRLQCYEGLDEAKALYEWEYAKQLLYTQLLKDKIGELTQGTSTLAEAADRLASGDAVFFSERFLLPRPILQAQLSDTPALLLVDEIDKADPEFEAFLLEVLSDNAVTVPELGTIRAKHVPRVILTSNNARELSDALKRRCLHLHIDFPDRERELRIVRSRLPEVPQVLAEQVVEAVAAIRALDLKKAPSISETLDWAQSLTLLNAEALSADVVAATLNLVLKYEGDIEKARANLPTIAQA, encoded by the coding sequence GTGAGCCCCCCCCAACTGACTCCGGAGATTCGCTCGTTCACCAGCGTGGAGGACGCGGCGCGTTGCCTGGAGGCGGTGGGCTACCTGTCGTCCCCTGAAATCGCCACGGCGGTGTTCCTGGCGGACCGGATGGGCAAGCCCATCCTGGTGGAGGGCCCGGCCGGCGTGGGCAAGACGGAGCTGGCCAAGGCCCTGGCCCAGGCGCTGGACCGGACCTTCCTCCGCCTCCAGTGCTACGAGGGCCTGGACGAGGCCAAGGCCCTCTACGAGTGGGAGTACGCCAAGCAGCTGCTCTACACCCAGCTGCTCAAGGACAAGATTGGCGAGCTGACCCAGGGCACGTCCACGCTGGCGGAGGCCGCGGACCGGCTGGCGTCCGGGGACGCGGTGTTCTTCTCCGAGCGATTCCTCCTCCCCCGCCCCATCCTCCAGGCCCAGCTGTCGGACACGCCGGCCCTGCTGCTGGTGGACGAAATCGACAAGGCGGATCCGGAGTTCGAGGCCTTCCTGCTGGAGGTCCTCTCTGACAACGCTGTCACGGTGCCGGAGCTGGGCACCATCCGCGCGAAGCATGTCCCGCGCGTCATCCTCACCAGCAACAACGCCCGTGAGCTGTCGGACGCGCTCAAGCGCCGCTGCCTGCACCTGCACATCGACTTCCCGGACCGCGAGCGCGAGCTGCGCATCGTCCGCTCGCGCCTGCCGGAGGTTCCCCAGGTGCTGGCCGAGCAGGTGGTGGAAGCCGTCGCCGCCATCCGCGCGTTGGATTTGAAGAAGGCCCCGTCCATCAGCGAGACCCTGGACTGGGCGCAGAGCCTGACGCTGCTCAACGCGGAAGCACTCAGCGCGGACGTCGTCGCCGCCACGCTCAACCTCGTCCTCAAATACGAGGGCGACATCGAGAAGGCCCGCGCCAACCTGCCCACCATCGCGCAGGCCTGA
- a CDS encoding response regulator, translated as MERRVLIVESQNDFALSMASVLKSAGYNTAMATTASDAQRELEKRRPDLVVVRAELPDQSGFALCGQIKKGKWGQNLKVLLLSSDSGVEGLNKHRETPAAADGYLVIPFEMGELASMSAGIVPPGSDDSDADLDAALSGAPREAPPPMPGVRTGAPPKLPKRERRSAMTDEDKAFMDRAFSSIADRKAELLAESRQLKRPPPRRELMGTPEGKVQILRDELKTREAQLARLSEIWSVRERELLSVEDRLHEKDVELQGLKMQVDDLLRRFNDAQQSIVQKEREHGATVDDLLLQKFSSEKDLIEVVASKEKDINVLRKEVNLRDEELSRRGADLESWRNEFDKLEKHLGVVTLEFEVKEQKLQDTVRANEADILQLRERGDQFESELSRTVSERDQRYAELDGELQALQERLTQTEQERDATVRGLEARSTTAEEHASRSDAEIERLNAERAALEQRLTQQVADLESDIARVTGERDQLRLDKDALEADLTQRVEERDGKISALDRELQEAIARNENSEAELNATIQQHRERIGELEGEVEAVKTHLEDRENELTAEIQALQQAKDALEQDLTSQLEDLRAAKDALEADLNGQIQALTEQLDASQRQGEQLSARVASLEDTVAQRDGTIEGLQTDVSDRDARISELTGNLEATSQQLTETQNTLSSTEATLAETRGELEATSQQLSETQGTLSNTEATLSETRGELEATSQQLSETQTRLAQTEETLSTTRGELEATSQTLATTEATLADTQGTLARTEATLADTQATLSSTEGTLAETRGELEATSQTLADTQSRLAQTEETLSTTRGELDATSQTLSDTQATLSSTEGTLAETRGELEATSQTLTNTQAKLAQTEGTLASTQGELEATSQTLATTEATLAQTQDTLARTEGTLADTQATLSSTEGTLAETRGELEATSQTLTQTQETLESTRADLAKVTSHRDELDAELNETRDILQETNGLLARTTEERDARIADLQALNAAKDSLEQDLTGQIGQLRADLSETQGSYDAERTAHAALAEETTARINALTGERDNLFAELNATSQQLADTQGQLASTQDALAREEQTHAQSRQAAASTQAELTRQLTEAQANGEDLAEQLIVTKHELGTRVSEVTQLSSKLAQTEDARHDLEDRLQTLTHESQRREELLQNEVDTKGKELSDTLRKLTHVTQEKMRQAEVLNREVSTRTEHVKQLEGQLEQQASEAKKQADALNQQVANVSGELDGARKAIADRDSQLQQGAQQQKKLTSERDGLAGQLQQAQAQAQQQAQQAQASAAEAKKQSDDLAAKLAKAEQRIAQLSQEAQKFAADTEAKLKDAQAQVQTRTKKAQDLELALENAQSTRARAEKDLNARVAAAETKANEAAAKLATAQKDRKDLEARQAKELEDLNAKQKAELERREAIKAQEVARLQTSVQEKSKALKVAELELARYKTKAPAAAAAPAAKASAKATEEEHLAATVQANPVIPAAAKPPAKAAAKPAAKKAAAAPTPVPVDEEAPERTMVMQLPTAPEAGEDDWTALVDELDK; from the coding sequence ATGGAGCGTCGCGTCCTCATCGTCGAAAGCCAGAACGACTTCGCACTCAGCATGGCCTCCGTGCTCAAGAGCGCGGGCTACAACACGGCCATGGCCACCACTGCGTCAGACGCGCAGCGGGAATTGGAGAAGCGCCGACCGGACCTCGTCGTCGTGCGCGCGGAGCTGCCGGACCAGTCCGGCTTCGCCCTCTGTGGGCAGATCAAGAAGGGCAAGTGGGGCCAGAATCTCAAGGTCCTCCTGCTCTCCTCCGACTCCGGCGTGGAGGGTCTGAACAAGCACCGTGAGACGCCGGCCGCCGCGGACGGCTACCTCGTCATCCCGTTCGAGATGGGCGAGCTGGCCTCCATGAGCGCGGGCATCGTTCCGCCCGGCTCCGACGACTCGGACGCGGATCTGGACGCCGCGCTCTCCGGCGCCCCGCGTGAAGCCCCGCCGCCCATGCCCGGCGTGCGCACGGGCGCTCCGCCCAAGCTGCCCAAGCGCGAGCGCCGCAGCGCCATGACGGACGAGGACAAGGCCTTCATGGACCGGGCCTTCTCGTCCATCGCGGACCGCAAGGCGGAGCTGCTGGCGGAGTCGCGTCAGCTCAAGCGCCCGCCCCCGCGCCGCGAGCTGATGGGCACGCCCGAGGGCAAGGTCCAGATCCTCCGGGACGAGCTGAAGACGCGTGAAGCCCAGCTCGCGCGCCTGTCGGAAATCTGGAGCGTCCGCGAGCGCGAGCTGCTCTCCGTGGAGGACCGCCTCCACGAGAAGGACGTGGAGCTGCAGGGCCTGAAGATGCAGGTGGACGACCTGCTGCGGCGCTTCAACGACGCGCAGCAGTCCATCGTCCAGAAGGAGCGCGAGCACGGCGCCACCGTCGACGACCTGCTCCTCCAGAAGTTCTCCTCGGAGAAGGACCTCATCGAGGTCGTCGCCTCCAAGGAAAAGGACATCAACGTCCTGCGCAAGGAGGTCAACCTCCGCGACGAGGAGCTGTCCCGGCGCGGCGCGGACCTGGAGAGCTGGCGCAACGAGTTCGACAAGCTGGAGAAGCACCTCGGCGTCGTCACGCTGGAGTTCGAGGTCAAGGAGCAGAAGCTCCAGGACACCGTCCGCGCCAACGAGGCGGACATCCTCCAGCTGCGCGAGCGCGGCGACCAGTTCGAGTCCGAGCTGTCCCGCACCGTCAGCGAGCGCGACCAGCGCTATGCCGAACTGGACGGCGAGCTGCAGGCCCTCCAGGAGCGGCTGACGCAGACGGAGCAGGAGCGCGACGCCACCGTGCGCGGCCTGGAGGCCCGGTCCACCACTGCGGAGGAGCACGCCAGCCGCTCGGACGCGGAGATTGAGCGCCTCAACGCCGAGCGCGCCGCCCTGGAGCAGCGCCTCACGCAGCAGGTGGCGGACCTGGAGTCCGACATCGCGCGTGTCACCGGCGAGCGAGACCAGCTCCGGCTGGACAAGGACGCCCTGGAGGCGGACCTCACGCAGCGCGTGGAGGAGCGGGACGGGAAGATCTCCGCGCTCGACCGCGAGCTGCAGGAGGCCATCGCCCGCAACGAGAACAGCGAGGCGGAGCTCAACGCCACCATCCAGCAGCACCGCGAGCGCATCGGTGAGCTGGAAGGCGAAGTCGAGGCCGTCAAGACGCACCTGGAGGACCGCGAGAACGAGCTGACCGCGGAGATCCAGGCGCTGCAGCAGGCCAAGGATGCGCTGGAGCAGGACCTCACCAGCCAGCTGGAGGACCTGCGCGCGGCGAAGGACGCCCTGGAGGCGGACCTCAACGGCCAGATTCAAGCCCTCACCGAGCAGTTGGACGCGTCCCAGCGCCAGGGCGAACAGCTCTCCGCGCGCGTGGCCTCGCTCGAGGACACCGTCGCCCAGCGCGACGGCACCATCGAGGGCCTGCAGACCGACGTCTCCGACCGCGACGCGCGCATCTCCGAGCTGACCGGCAACCTGGAGGCCACGAGCCAGCAGCTCACCGAGACGCAGAACACGCTCTCCAGCACGGAAGCCACCCTCGCGGAGACGCGCGGCGAGCTGGAAGCCACCAGCCAGCAGCTCTCCGAGACGCAGGGCACGCTCTCCAACACGGAGGCCACCCTCTCCGAGACGCGCGGCGAGCTGGAGGCCACCAGCCAGCAGCTCTCCGAGACGCAGACGCGCCTGGCGCAGACGGAGGAGACGCTCTCCACCACGCGCGGCGAACTGGAGGCCACCAGCCAGACGCTGGCCACCACCGAGGCAACCCTCGCGGACACGCAGGGCACGCTGGCGCGCACGGAGGCCACGCTCGCCGACACGCAGGCGACGCTGTCCAGCACGGAAGGCACGCTGGCGGAGACGCGCGGTGAACTGGAGGCGACCAGCCAGACCCTGGCGGACACCCAGTCCCGGCTCGCGCAGACGGAGGAGACGCTCTCCACCACGCGCGGTGAGCTGGACGCCACCAGCCAGACCCTCTCCGACACGCAGGCCACGCTCTCCAGCACGGAGGGCACGCTCGCGGAGACCCGTGGCGAGCTGGAGGCCACCAGCCAGACGCTGACGAACACGCAGGCAAAGCTCGCGCAGACGGAAGGGACGCTCGCGTCCACCCAGGGCGAGTTGGAGGCCACCAGCCAGACGCTGGCCACCACCGAGGCGACGCTCGCCCAGACGCAGGACACGCTGGCGCGCACGGAAGGCACGCTCGCCGACACGCAGGCGACGCTCTCCAGCACGGAAGGCACGCTCGCGGAGACGCGCGGTGAGCTGGAGGCCACCAGCCAGACGCTGACGCAGACCCAGGAGACCCTGGAGTCGACGCGCGCGGACCTGGCGAAGGTCACCTCGCACCGCGACGAGCTGGACGCGGAGCTCAACGAGACTCGCGACATCCTCCAGGAGACCAACGGCCTCCTCGCCCGCACCACCGAGGAGCGCGACGCGCGCATCGCGGACCTGCAGGCGCTCAACGCGGCGAAGGACTCGCTGGAGCAGGACCTCACCGGCCAGATTGGCCAGCTGCGCGCGGACCTGTCGGAGACGCAGGGGAGCTACGACGCGGAGCGCACCGCCCACGCGGCGCTCGCGGAGGAGACCACCGCGCGCATCAACGCCCTCACCGGCGAGCGCGACAACCTGTTCGCGGAGCTGAACGCCACGTCGCAGCAGCTGGCCGACACGCAGGGCCAGCTCGCCAGCACCCAGGACGCGCTGGCCCGCGAGGAGCAGACCCACGCGCAGTCCCGCCAGGCCGCCGCCAGCACCCAGGCGGAGCTCACGCGCCAGCTCACCGAGGCCCAGGCCAACGGCGAGGACCTGGCCGAACAGCTCATCGTCACCAAGCACGAGCTGGGCACGCGCGTGTCGGAAGTCACGCAGCTGTCCTCCAAGCTCGCGCAGACGGAGGACGCGCGGCACGACCTGGAGGACCGCCTCCAGACGCTCACCCACGAGTCGCAGCGCCGTGAGGAGCTCCTCCAGAACGAGGTCGACACCAAGGGCAAGGAGCTGTCGGACACGCTCCGCAAGCTCACGCACGTGACGCAGGAGAAGATGCGTCAGGCGGAGGTGCTCAACCGCGAGGTCTCCACCCGCACGGAGCATGTGAAGCAGCTGGAAGGTCAGCTGGAGCAGCAGGCCTCCGAGGCGAAGAAGCAGGCGGACGCGCTCAACCAGCAGGTCGCCAACGTCTCCGGCGAGCTGGACGGGGCGCGCAAGGCCATCGCGGACCGCGACTCGCAGCTGCAGCAGGGCGCGCAGCAGCAGAAGAAGCTCACCAGCGAGCGCGACGGACTGGCCGGACAGCTCCAGCAGGCCCAGGCGCAGGCGCAGCAGCAGGCCCAGCAGGCCCAGGCCTCCGCCGCCGAGGCGAAGAAGCAGTCGGACGACCTGGCCGCGAAGCTCGCGAAGGCGGAGCAGCGCATCGCGCAGCTGTCCCAGGAGGCCCAGAAGTTCGCCGCCGACACGGAGGCGAAGCTCAAGGACGCCCAGGCCCAGGTGCAGACCCGCACCAAGAAGGCCCAGGACCTGGAGCTGGCGCTGGAGAACGCCCAGAGCACCCGCGCCCGCGCGGAGAAGGACCTCAACGCCCGCGTCGCCGCGGCGGAGACCAAGGCCAACGAGGCGGCCGCGAAGCTCGCCACGGCGCAGAAGGACCGCAAGGACCTGGAGGCCCGTCAGGCCAAGGAGCTGGAGGACCTCAACGCCAAGCAGAAGGCGGAGCTCGAGCGCCGCGAGGCCATCAAGGCGCAGGAAGTCGCCCGCCTCCAGACGTCCGTCCAGGAGAAGAGCAAGGCGCTCAAGGTCGCCGAGCTGGAGCTGGCCCGCTACAAGACCAAGGCTCCGGCCGCCGCTGCCGCGCCCGCCGCGAAGGCCAGCGCCAAGGCCACCGAGGAAGAGCACCTGGCCGCCACCGTCCAGGCGAACCCGGTCATCCCGGCCGCCGCCAAGCCCCCGGCCAAGGCCGCCGCCAAGCCCGCCGCGAAGAAGGCTGCTGCCGCGCCCACCCCCGTCCCCGTGGACGAGGAGGCCCCGGAGCGCACCATGGTGATGCAGCTGCCCACCGCCCCCGAAGCCGGTGAGGACGACTGGACGGCGCTCGTCGACGAGCTCGACAAGTAG